The Pseudoalteromonas ruthenica genome has a window encoding:
- a CDS encoding tetratricopeptide repeat protein: MDLSKLGKWRIVGIALVLFTTLAFADPKQCATCHQQQVMDWQQSDHANAMALASKETALGAFDNRTLAFQNQQATFKQRNAQLIISMPDLQGRTRDIEVTHTFGHFPLQQYMFASDNGQLQFFPFAWDSRPKAQGGQRWFVLHPEQQPHDEFHYSQKGQNWNHMCADCHSSDFEKRYLAKQQQFDSRYSAINVGCASCHGDSQAHLAWAKGDKTINDKGYEHTIGVKTPLFERQTDGSMKAASPLRPSSQVAVCATCHARRSQVADRQGPHSFMDSFQPALLEPELYHVDGQIWDENYVWGSFVQSKMHQAGVTCANCHNPHSGKLTLPGNQTCTQCHTAEVFDTAKHHGHKHDGEGSQCVDCHMPATTFMQVDARRDHSFRVPRPDLTAKTQAPNACNGCHQDKTPQWATSHIKRWHPNSNYLGTPHFSEAFYAADNDLPSASAMLTKIAQDKSYPNIVRASALARMADQPDRNAVVAIVRAVRDDEPLKRQGAIAGARNFAIAERYRMLQPLLTDPRLPIRAEAGRALAEMLTARFATQLSDKQRLELEDALKDYRQMQHYQAERGYSHTNLGNLARSLGEHQQAEQHYLAAIAVEPIFIPAYVNLADLYRALSQERKARTTIEQGLSVNKNAPALHYALAMSLVRSGQKQQALSHLARAAQSNNGDYVYTYALLLQDRGQHQEALVQLNNAFALTPANPDISYSLMQLHAQQKQYRQAYRYAQQLQQLLPDNPQIAAMVEKLAMMQQLQNQ, translated from the coding sequence ATGGATTTGAGCAAATTAGGCAAATGGAGGATCGTTGGTATTGCCTTGGTGCTCTTTACTACACTCGCTTTTGCCGACCCTAAGCAGTGCGCCACCTGCCATCAACAACAGGTCATGGATTGGCAGCAATCAGATCATGCCAACGCGATGGCGCTAGCCAGCAAAGAGACCGCCTTAGGGGCATTCGATAACCGCACATTGGCGTTTCAAAACCAACAAGCGACCTTTAAGCAACGCAATGCGCAATTAATTATCTCCATGCCTGACTTACAAGGGCGAACGCGTGATATTGAGGTGACTCACACCTTCGGTCACTTCCCTTTACAACAATACATGTTTGCGTCAGACAATGGCCAACTACAGTTTTTTCCATTCGCTTGGGATAGTCGCCCAAAGGCACAAGGAGGCCAGCGTTGGTTTGTTCTTCACCCTGAACAGCAGCCCCACGACGAATTCCATTACAGCCAAAAAGGGCAAAACTGGAATCATATGTGCGCTGATTGCCACTCCAGTGATTTTGAGAAACGTTATTTAGCAAAACAGCAACAATTCGACTCGCGTTACAGCGCTATTAATGTCGGCTGCGCGTCCTGTCATGGCGATAGTCAGGCGCACTTGGCATGGGCAAAGGGCGACAAAACCATTAACGATAAAGGCTATGAACACACTATCGGTGTAAAAACGCCGCTGTTTGAGCGCCAGACGGATGGCAGTATGAAAGCGGCCAGTCCACTGCGTCCCAGCTCTCAAGTTGCAGTGTGTGCCACTTGCCATGCACGACGCTCGCAAGTAGCCGACCGCCAAGGTCCGCATAGTTTTATGGACAGTTTTCAACCAGCGCTGCTGGAACCTGAGCTGTACCATGTTGATGGTCAGATATGGGATGAGAACTATGTTTGGGGCTCATTTGTGCAAAGTAAAATGCACCAAGCGGGTGTCACGTGTGCGAACTGTCATAACCCGCACAGTGGCAAATTAACTCTGCCAGGGAATCAAACCTGTACCCAGTGCCATACTGCTGAAGTCTTTGATACCGCCAAACACCATGGCCACAAACACGACGGTGAGGGCAGTCAGTGTGTCGATTGCCACATGCCAGCAACTACTTTTATGCAGGTGGATGCACGTCGCGATCACAGTTTTCGCGTACCACGTCCCGATTTAACGGCGAAAACACAGGCTCCCAACGCCTGTAACGGTTGCCATCAAGATAAAACGCCGCAATGGGCAACGTCGCACATAAAGCGCTGGCACCCGAACTCAAATTACTTGGGCACGCCGCACTTCTCCGAGGCCTTTTATGCTGCAGACAATGACTTGCCGAGTGCATCCGCCATGCTGACAAAAATAGCGCAGGATAAGAGTTACCCAAATATCGTCCGCGCTTCAGCATTGGCTCGCATGGCAGATCAGCCAGATAGAAATGCCGTGGTCGCAATTGTTCGCGCGGTGCGGGACGACGAGCCTTTAAAACGCCAAGGAGCCATAGCCGGTGCGCGCAACTTTGCCATTGCCGAGCGTTATCGTATGCTACAGCCTTTGCTCACAGATCCTCGCCTGCCCATTCGCGCGGAAGCAGGGCGAGCCTTAGCTGAAATGCTCACAGCTCGCTTTGCGACTCAATTAAGTGATAAGCAGCGCCTTGAGCTTGAAGATGCACTAAAGGACTACCGTCAAATGCAGCATTATCAAGCTGAGCGCGGCTACAGTCATACTAATCTTGGAAACTTGGCACGCTCACTAGGCGAGCATCAGCAGGCTGAGCAACATTACTTAGCTGCCATCGCAGTGGAACCCATTTTTATTCCGGCTTATGTCAATCTGGCCGACCTTTACCGTGCGCTATCGCAAGAGCGAAAGGCCCGTACTACGATTGAGCAAGGGCTAAGCGTTAATAAAAATGCTCCCGCATTGCACTACGCTTTGGCCATGAGCTTAGTGCGCTCAGGACAAAAACAGCAAGCACTCTCCCATTTAGCGCGCGCAGCACAAAGTAACAATGGTGATTATGTGTATACCTATGCGCTACTTCTGCAAGATAGAGGGCAGCACCAAGAGGCGCTTGTGCAACTAAACAACGCATTTGCACTTACACCAGCCAACCCTGATATCAGCTATAGCTTGATGCAATTGCATGCACAGCAAAAGCAGTATCGCCAAGCCTATCGCTATGCCCAGCAACTACAGCAATTGCTGCCAGATAACCCACAGATAGCGGCCATGGTCGAGAAGCTCGCGATGATGCAGCAATTGCAAAACCAGTAA
- a CDS encoding rhombosortase-dependent M36 family metallopeptidase has translation MAQSQQRSNSFKLTRTASSVAVTTALSAALLSMPLTLHGAPQQAGEDHYQAVVKAAAPLAVAQRRLAQQPTASGHQSHFDNTLERATFVWGQAKTVPVTAQVTDLKTRAHTHMQRLSGISALKSSQVDVRLNDWHDISTGAIVARYQQFVQGIEVFNRRYSVMLNRQGSLVAGAGYFADVPQSAQNFTALGAFSSEQEAALRAIAELSDVPVQLDARRIRQGYNHFEVRSASDQQQFDNVRVKAVFYPLADELKAAHYVEVERKRSDSLESDYFAYVIASDTGKVLFKNNLHSHATEYNYRVYADMQSGYPLEGPHGDVIPADGPNQTDETTILAAPLVTLAYYSAISTQDPWLSESATRTEGNNVFAYADINAPQGFTSGDITAETTSAFTFDYPIDPELAPTAEGNVKAAVVNLFYMNNFLHDFFYDYGFDEAAGVAQQNNYGRGGAAGDPIEAQAQDYSGLNNANMATPADGASPRMQMYLYNSKDAQVGQDFGVIGPTGIGTLSSSQRSAFGPSEFDITGELARFNDGNDVDSGSVFDGCESAADPSTLANKIAIIERGSCNFTVKVKNAQDAGALGAIVTNNVDDGTPAPMGGEDATVTIGNMGLSFDDGQQLYNAMLLGSVTVRMFNTNPLKDGTFDNGIIAHEWGHYISNRLIGNGSGLGNFQGRAMGEGWADFHSLLFIAKASDAQIAGNSDFTKPYATGTFVEDFYFGIRRVPYTPNQDINPLNFRHITEGAGGDVGLPPTSVASPHAPGELWASVLWDSYVALINEHGFSEAQQRMARYLVAGYKMTPVSPLYTEARDALLAAIAAEDVDDYRLALNAFANRGMGLGAQSPERFSTTLDGVVESYETQASAFSVEQITLDPEGVSFCSADGYLDIGETGTLTVQISNTGSETLNNIPVQFSVLSPQDVTLGNGGESEVVSIEPFASAQSTPIDVSLNGADIASPLQLQVSFPDDGESVQRPEPITQTFTVNIAFADAPLTDGSQSDDMELAALSKENLALSLLKDTVGSEQTLSFDNSDIIDTFEQGGVQLGEQSLFLRNNSFESDVALTTRAFTVAEEQDFSVSFWHFYALEEFWDGAVVEVNINDQGWQDVTEAGGQFAVGYNRQLNQNPAQSLQQRPVFTGRNSTDSVFGNMETIDFGQQLAGEQVQLRFRISSDGSVEDTGWWIDNVSIAGISSEVFYQVVPGDVEGCDNRPPVIAQIPAQSVDEGEQVSISADAQDADGDTLSYQWQQTAGPDVTLSAANTATVSFNAPQVSAQQTLEFTVTVSDGELIAQQDAQVSVNNIAEPAPEPEPQPTPSASDEGGSGSMGGWALLLLAMLGLRRQK, from the coding sequence ATGGCTCAATCTCAACAACGCAGTAACTCTTTTAAATTAACGCGAACGGCATCAAGCGTTGCAGTTACTACTGCATTGAGCGCTGCTTTATTGAGTATGCCGCTAACGCTGCATGGCGCGCCACAACAGGCTGGCGAAGACCATTACCAAGCGGTGGTTAAGGCCGCAGCGCCGCTGGCAGTGGCGCAAAGAAGGCTAGCACAGCAACCAACGGCCAGTGGCCATCAATCTCATTTTGATAACACCCTAGAGCGCGCCACCTTCGTGTGGGGTCAAGCTAAGACGGTACCCGTCACTGCCCAAGTCACAGATTTAAAAACCCGAGCACACACACATATGCAACGGCTCAGCGGCATCAGTGCGCTCAAATCATCTCAGGTGGATGTGCGCCTCAATGACTGGCACGACATAAGTACTGGCGCTATCGTGGCGCGTTATCAGCAATTTGTGCAAGGTATTGAAGTATTTAATCGCCGCTACAGCGTTATGCTCAACCGTCAAGGTAGCCTCGTTGCTGGCGCTGGATATTTTGCTGATGTACCGCAAAGCGCGCAGAACTTTACCGCCCTTGGCGCATTTTCGTCTGAGCAGGAGGCAGCTCTTAGGGCTATCGCCGAGCTCAGTGATGTGCCGGTACAACTCGATGCACGCCGTATTCGTCAAGGATATAACCATTTTGAAGTGCGCAGTGCCAGCGACCAGCAGCAGTTTGACAATGTGCGCGTGAAGGCGGTGTTCTATCCACTTGCCGATGAGTTGAAAGCTGCCCATTACGTTGAAGTGGAACGCAAACGCAGCGATTCACTGGAGAGTGATTACTTTGCTTATGTGATTGCCAGTGACACCGGTAAAGTGCTGTTTAAAAACAATTTGCACAGTCATGCCACGGAGTATAACTACCGAGTTTACGCTGATATGCAAAGCGGCTATCCCCTAGAGGGGCCGCATGGTGATGTGATCCCCGCCGATGGACCGAATCAAACCGACGAAACCACGATTCTAGCTGCACCACTGGTTACTCTTGCCTATTATTCGGCGATTTCAACTCAAGACCCATGGCTTAGCGAGAGTGCCACTCGCACCGAGGGTAACAACGTTTTTGCTTATGCAGATATCAATGCTCCCCAAGGTTTTACCTCTGGCGATATCACCGCCGAGACGACCTCGGCGTTCACTTTTGACTATCCCATTGATCCCGAATTAGCTCCGACTGCTGAAGGCAATGTAAAAGCGGCGGTGGTGAACCTCTTTTACATGAATAACTTTTTACATGATTTTTTTTACGACTATGGCTTTGATGAGGCCGCCGGGGTCGCTCAGCAAAATAATTATGGTCGAGGTGGCGCTGCTGGCGACCCGATAGAGGCGCAGGCACAAGATTACAGTGGTTTGAATAACGCTAATATGGCCACCCCTGCAGATGGCGCCAGCCCAAGAATGCAAATGTATTTGTATAACTCCAAAGACGCCCAAGTTGGTCAGGATTTTGGTGTTATCGGGCCGACGGGAATAGGCACTTTGAGCTCATCACAGCGCTCGGCCTTTGGCCCTTCAGAATTTGATATAACAGGCGAGCTTGCGCGCTTTAACGATGGCAACGATGTTGATTCAGGCAGTGTGTTTGATGGATGTGAGTCCGCTGCCGACCCCAGCACCTTGGCGAATAAAATCGCTATTATCGAGCGTGGCAGTTGTAACTTCACGGTGAAGGTTAAAAACGCACAAGATGCTGGTGCATTAGGCGCTATTGTTACTAACAATGTCGATGATGGCACCCCAGCCCCCATGGGCGGTGAGGACGCGACCGTCACCATTGGCAATATGGGCCTCAGCTTCGATGACGGCCAACAGCTGTATAATGCCATGCTGTTGGGCTCGGTCACGGTGCGAATGTTTAATACCAACCCGCTCAAAGATGGCACCTTTGATAACGGTATAATCGCTCATGAGTGGGGTCATTACATCAGTAACCGTTTGATTGGCAACGGCTCCGGGCTGGGTAACTTCCAAGGCCGTGCTATGGGCGAGGGCTGGGCAGATTTTCATTCACTGCTGTTTATTGCTAAAGCCAGTGATGCGCAAATTGCGGGTAATAGCGACTTTACCAAGCCTTATGCTACCGGCACCTTTGTAGAGGATTTTTACTTCGGTATTCGTCGTGTTCCTTATACGCCGAACCAAGATATCAACCCACTGAACTTTAGGCATATCACTGAAGGTGCAGGTGGCGACGTTGGTTTACCGCCTACCAGTGTCGCCTCACCTCATGCACCGGGTGAGCTATGGGCATCTGTGCTGTGGGATAGCTACGTGGCGTTGATTAATGAACATGGCTTTAGTGAGGCCCAACAACGCATGGCGCGCTATCTCGTTGCCGGGTATAAAATGACCCCGGTCTCTCCGCTTTACACCGAAGCACGAGATGCTTTATTAGCGGCCATTGCCGCAGAGGACGTCGACGACTATCGCCTCGCACTGAATGCCTTTGCCAACCGAGGGATGGGGCTGGGTGCGCAATCGCCTGAGCGTTTCAGTACTACTTTAGATGGCGTGGTCGAGTCCTATGAAACACAAGCGTCAGCATTTAGTGTCGAGCAAATAACGCTCGACCCCGAAGGAGTGAGCTTCTGTAGTGCCGATGGCTACCTTGATATTGGTGAAACCGGTACGCTGACGGTGCAAATCAGTAACACCGGAAGTGAAACGCTTAATAACATTCCTGTGCAATTTAGCGTCCTATCGCCGCAAGATGTAACCCTAGGCAATGGCGGTGAGAGTGAAGTGGTGTCCATTGAGCCCTTTGCCAGCGCTCAAAGCACGCCCATCGATGTGAGCTTAAATGGTGCTGATATCGCCTCGCCTTTACAGCTTCAAGTTAGCTTCCCCGATGATGGCGAGAGCGTGCAACGTCCCGAACCTATCACCCAGACGTTTACAGTAAATATTGCCTTTGCGGATGCGCCTCTCACCGATGGTAGTCAAAGTGACGACATGGAATTAGCGGCACTGAGTAAAGAGAACTTAGCGCTTTCTTTGCTCAAAGACACGGTGGGTTCTGAGCAAACATTAAGCTTTGATAATTCAGATATCATCGACACCTTTGAACAAGGAGGTGTGCAGCTGGGCGAGCAAAGCTTATTTTTACGCAACAATAGTTTTGAGTCCGATGTGGCTCTGACTACGCGAGCGTTTACGGTTGCTGAAGAGCAAGACTTTAGCGTCTCTTTTTGGCACTTCTATGCCCTAGAAGAGTTTTGGGATGGCGCGGTCGTTGAAGTGAACATCAATGATCAAGGTTGGCAAGATGTCACCGAGGCGGGAGGGCAGTTCGCTGTCGGCTATAATAGACAACTCAACCAGAACCCGGCTCAGTCGCTGCAACAGCGTCCTGTGTTTACTGGGCGCAATAGCACCGACAGCGTGTTTGGCAATATGGAAACCATTGATTTTGGCCAGCAACTGGCAGGTGAGCAAGTGCAATTGCGTTTTCGTATCAGCTCCGATGGTAGCGTAGAAGATACCGGTTGGTGGATAGACAATGTCAGTATTGCGGGGATCAGCTCTGAGGTGTTTTATCAGGTTGTACCCGGCGACGTGGAAGGGTGTGATAATCGTCCTCCTGTTATTGCGCAGATACCAGCTCAAAGTGTTGATGAGGGAGAGCAGGTCAGTATCAGCGCTGATGCGCAAGATGCTGACGGTGATACCTTGAGCTATCAATGGCAACAAACTGCTGGACCTGACGTGACTCTCAGCGCAGCTAACACGGCCACAGTCAGTTTTAATGCACCACAAGTCAGTGCGCAGCAAACCTTGGAATTCACCGTGACGGTGAGCGATGGCGAGCTGATTGCTCAGCAAGATGCGCAGGTGAGTGTCAATAACATCGCCGAGCCAGCTCCTGAACCCGAGCCTCAGCCCACGCCCTCAGCCAGTGATGAAGGTGGCAGTGGCTCCATGGGTGGTTGGGCATTATTGCTGCTCGCTATGCTAGGGCTACGGCGACAAAAATAA
- a CDS encoding trypsin-like serine protease, translated as MKTTTLNPVQRALACAGVTVVMLTSAAAHAQQHLDGPGQVSPLIVGGNPANTADWPFFTQLLSRYGSSPFCGASYIGDGYVLTAAHCVDGSSASSLNVKVAGFSSGGSDGDRIGVSQVYVHPNFASVSTGYDVALLKLARLPNQGQAVTMAQGSIGQYANNGDLLTVAGLGRLSEGGSSPSTLYEVDVPLVSDSVCRQSGGSYNNVGATQFCAGYSQGQKDACQGDSGGPIVINSGGQRVQLGIVSWGIGCARPNNYGVYADVADLRSWIDGITGGSGSPTVFLSYTENESLGNFTLGETQQHTFTITNTGSSAVTFNTVSLSSAGVASTVVKAQDSCSAATLPANQSCSVGVEFGASAAGSLGVTLDFSVEQSPRQYSAAISANAVDGGSVCKGNWDANTIYYRRDQVTYNGYRYQARWWTQGDVPSESGPWGVWRRIGSDPACQ; from the coding sequence ATGAAAACAACAACCCTCAACCCCGTTCAACGAGCTCTGGCCTGCGCTGGGGTGACCGTAGTTATGCTTACTAGTGCAGCAGCGCATGCTCAACAACACCTCGATGGGCCGGGACAAGTGAGCCCTCTTATTGTCGGCGGCAATCCTGCTAACACCGCAGATTGGCCCTTTTTCACTCAGCTATTATCACGTTATGGTAGCTCTCCCTTTTGTGGCGCGAGCTACATCGGAGATGGCTATGTATTAACGGCAGCGCACTGTGTTGATGGCAGCTCAGCTTCCTCGTTGAATGTAAAAGTAGCGGGGTTTAGCAGCGGCGGCAGTGATGGCGATCGTATTGGCGTGTCGCAAGTATACGTACATCCTAACTTCGCCTCAGTGTCAACGGGATACGATGTGGCGCTATTAAAGCTGGCGCGTCTTCCAAATCAAGGTCAGGCGGTAACCATGGCACAGGGGTCGATAGGTCAGTACGCTAATAATGGTGATTTACTCACCGTTGCAGGTTTAGGGCGCTTAAGTGAAGGTGGCTCGTCACCGAGTACCTTATATGAAGTAGATGTACCGCTGGTGTCCGATAGTGTGTGTCGCCAATCCGGGGGCTCTTATAACAATGTCGGCGCAACCCAGTTTTGTGCTGGTTATTCGCAAGGACAAAAAGATGCCTGTCAGGGTGACAGCGGTGGCCCTATTGTTATTAATTCCGGTGGGCAAAGGGTGCAGCTTGGTATCGTAAGTTGGGGGATCGGGTGCGCCAGACCAAACAACTACGGGGTGTACGCTGATGTCGCTGACTTACGCAGTTGGATTGATGGGATAACCGGTGGCTCAGGCTCACCGACAGTGTTTTTATCGTATACAGAAAACGAATCATTGGGTAATTTCACCTTGGGAGAGACGCAACAGCACACCTTCACCATTACCAACACAGGCAGCAGCGCCGTCACTTTCAACACCGTGAGCCTATCAAGCGCTGGTGTGGCATCAACGGTTGTCAAAGCGCAAGATAGCTGCAGCGCTGCAACACTGCCAGCGAATCAAAGTTGTAGCGTTGGTGTTGAATTTGGTGCCTCAGCTGCTGGGAGTTTGGGTGTGACGCTTGATTTCAGTGTCGAGCAGAGTCCACGCCAATACAGCGCGGCAATTTCGGCTAACGCAGTGGATGGCGGCAGCGTCTGTAAAGGTAATTGGGACGCTAATACCATTTACTATCGTCGTGATCAGGTCACGTACAATGGCTATCGCTATCAGGCACGCTGGTGGACACAAGGAGATGTCCCCTCAGAATCAGGTCCATGGGGTGTGTGGCGCCGAATCGGCTCTGATCCCGCCTGCCAATAA
- a CDS encoding thermostable hemolysin yields the protein MESIALNHQQRHAPESLDTSNRPLSTGYFTATLEHHQYKVLCTRIRQGFAKHYDADINQFMPLLVCLVTTKERYCCFGLRSANELLFIENYLPRPLSSYLKQWQIAPQQCVEMGNLVSTHSETTLSHFVILAKALKQAHKKSLLFCATAHIRALLSRIGAPFEVVCDAQPECLSDQGRCWGSYYFNRPQVCRVDIDSVCKYIDNTPKLQTLANSLSEEVSTLAWQGKML from the coding sequence ATGGAGTCGATAGCGTTAAATCACCAACAGCGGCATGCGCCAGAGTCGCTGGATACGTCAAACAGACCTCTGTCTACCGGGTATTTTACGGCCACGTTAGAGCACCATCAGTATAAGGTGTTATGTACGCGGATCCGTCAAGGTTTTGCCAAGCACTATGATGCGGATATCAACCAATTTATGCCGTTATTGGTTTGTTTGGTGACTACCAAAGAGCGCTATTGTTGTTTCGGCCTACGCAGTGCCAATGAGCTCTTGTTTATAGAGAACTATCTGCCTCGGCCTTTGTCGTCATATCTTAAGCAGTGGCAGATAGCGCCGCAGCAATGTGTAGAAATGGGTAACTTAGTGTCGACACACAGCGAGACTACATTATCTCACTTTGTGATCCTTGCTAAGGCGTTGAAACAAGCACATAAAAAAAGCCTACTTTTTTGCGCCACGGCCCACATACGCGCTTTACTATCGCGGATCGGGGCACCGTTTGAGGTTGTGTGCGACGCTCAACCCGAATGTTTAAGCGATCAGGGGCGATGTTGGGGAAGTTATTACTTTAACCGCCCTCAAGTATGTCGCGTCGATATAGATTCTGTGTGTAAGTACATAGATAACACGCCTAAGTTACAAACACTGGCCAACAGCCTAAGTGAGGAAGTGAGTACCCTAGCTTGGCAGGGGAAAATGCTATGA
- a CDS encoding TenA family transcriptional regulator translates to MTFFEQLVAKTEAQRQYLLSAPIISEALAGKVSLDQYVAFLTQAYHHVKHTVPLLMACGARVPEHKEWLRDALAEYIEEELGHQEWILNDIAACGFDKEQARASKPAMATELMVSYAYDTIARNNPLGFFGMVHVLEGTSIALADSAASEIKTSLALPQKAFTYLTSHGALDLEHVKFFQGLMNRITDADDQHAIIHAAQRFYHLYGNIFHSLSAEHGLAKIRGQQVSA, encoded by the coding sequence ATGACCTTCTTTGAACAGCTAGTGGCGAAAACCGAGGCACAACGTCAATATTTATTGTCAGCGCCGATTATTAGTGAAGCATTGGCCGGTAAGGTGAGCTTAGATCAGTACGTCGCCTTTTTGACCCAAGCTTATCATCACGTAAAGCACACCGTGCCGTTACTTATGGCCTGTGGTGCACGCGTCCCTGAACACAAGGAGTGGCTACGAGACGCGCTCGCCGAATACATTGAGGAAGAATTGGGGCATCAAGAATGGATACTCAATGATATTGCTGCTTGCGGCTTTGATAAAGAGCAAGCCCGGGCTAGTAAGCCGGCTATGGCGACAGAGCTGATGGTGAGTTATGCCTACGACACCATAGCGCGAAACAATCCGCTTGGATTTTTTGGCATGGTGCATGTATTGGAGGGAACCTCGATAGCACTTGCAGACTCTGCTGCAAGCGAAATAAAAACGTCATTGGCGCTGCCACAAAAGGCGTTTACTTATCTCACCTCCCATGGCGCCTTAGACCTAGAACATGTGAAGTTTTTTCAGGGGCTTATGAATCGTATTACCGATGCAGATGATCAACATGCGATCATCCATGCGGCGCAGCGCTTTTACCACCTTTATGGGAATATCTTTCACTCTTTGAGTGCAGAGCACGGTCTTGCCAAAATCCGTGGCCAGCAGGTGAGCGCATGA
- a CDS encoding SDR family oxidoreductase, which produces MSQAIAVLSGATGGIGQAIAKRLAQRHYRLVLLGRQQQLLDSLISELPSPQCGHHIGLSVDLAMTNDINHVIDLLSGIGRCDLLINNAGVNSMQPLQTLSTTQIDNVLSVNIRAPMLLSQGLLAALSQARGTIINVGSSFGAIGYPLQSHYCASKFALRGFSEALARELSDSAITVKYFAPRATHTAINSDKVVALNTALGNAMDTPDYVADEFMRLLDSTERQRSVGKKESFFAKVNALWPTLVDNALAKQLPVIKKLMR; this is translated from the coding sequence ATGAGCCAAGCTATCGCCGTACTCAGCGGAGCCACTGGCGGCATCGGCCAAGCCATCGCCAAACGCTTAGCGCAACGTCACTATCGTTTGGTGCTGCTTGGGCGCCAGCAACAGCTGCTTGATTCTTTAATAAGCGAGTTGCCAAGTCCTCAATGTGGTCACCATATCGGGCTCAGTGTCGATTTGGCAATGACCAATGATATTAACCATGTTATTGATTTACTGAGTGGGATTGGTCGCTGTGACTTGCTCATTAACAATGCCGGTGTCAACAGTATGCAGCCCCTACAAACGCTCTCGACTACACAAATCGATAATGTGTTGAGCGTCAATATTCGTGCGCCAATGCTGCTGAGCCAAGGGTTATTGGCGGCTTTGAGCCAGGCTCGGGGCACTATTATTAATGTTGGTTCGTCATTTGGTGCCATCGGTTACCCACTGCAAAGCCATTACTGTGCGAGCAAATTTGCATTACGTGGTTTTAGCGAAGCATTAGCTAGAGAGCTCAGCGACAGCGCGATTACCGTCAAATACTTCGCTCCACGAGCAACACACACGGCGATCAACAGCGACAAAGTGGTGGCGCTTAACACGGCGCTTGGTAACGCTATGGATACCCCTGATTATGTAGCCGATGAATTTATGCGTCTACTCGACTCAACAGAGCGCCAGCGTAGTGTTGGCAAGAAAGAATCATTCTTCGCCAAGGTGAATGCACTATGGCCAACCTTGGTTGATAACGCGCTAGCCAAGCAACTTCCTGTCATTAAAAAGTTAATGAGGTGA
- a CDS encoding tetratricopeptide repeat protein: protein MKTSFLSLIFTVALCHPLAYADEPPISVAELMSQWAHVNYELQDDNQEQAFEALMGAAKDYTHKFPQDAEGHIWAGIIYSSFAGAKGGLGALGLAKQAKQELEHAIRLDGSALQGSAYTSLGTLYAQVPGWPIGFGDDDKAKELLQKSLQINPEGIDVNYFYAQFLYDEREYKEAKTYLLKAQAAPPRLARPLADKYRQQEISTLLAKVERKLRR from the coding sequence ATGAAAACATCATTTTTATCTTTGATCTTCACTGTGGCTCTGTGCCACCCCCTAGCCTACGCAGATGAACCACCTATCAGTGTCGCTGAGCTGATGAGCCAATGGGCACACGTTAATTATGAGCTACAAGATGATAACCAAGAGCAGGCTTTTGAAGCGCTGATGGGGGCTGCCAAAGATTACACCCACAAGTTTCCACAAGATGCAGAGGGTCATATCTGGGCAGGGATTATTTATTCCAGTTTTGCTGGTGCGAAAGGGGGGCTAGGTGCCTTGGGTTTGGCAAAGCAAGCGAAGCAAGAGTTGGAGCACGCTATCCGTTTAGATGGCAGTGCTTTACAAGGCTCTGCTTACACCAGCCTGGGGACCTTGTATGCGCAAGTGCCGGGTTGGCCTATTGGTTTCGGTGACGATGATAAAGCCAAAGAACTGCTACAGAAGTCGCTGCAAATCAACCCTGAAGGCATTGACGTTAATTACTTTTATGCTCAGTTCCTCTATGATGAAAGAGAATATAAAGAAGCGAAAACCTATCTGCTTAAGGCCCAAGCCGCACCACCTCGCTTGGCTCGCCCGCTTGCAGATAAGTATCGGCAGCAGGAAATTAGCACTTTATTAGCTAAAGTTGAGCGTAAATTACGCCGTTAG